TACGGCGCTCGCCGTGGGTCTTCGGGTATGACAGTGACGTTCGGGTCGGCGTCGGCCGACCCCGGCGAGATGGACGTCGGGCGGTTGACGGTCGGCGAGACGCGGGACGGGTCGTCGTTCGGGCTGCCGGTCGCGGTCGTGAACGGTGCGGGCGACGGGAAGACGCTCTACGTGCAGGCGGCGAGCGACGGCGACGAGCTGAACGGCGTCGGCGTGGTGAACCGCCTCGTCCCACAGCTCGACCCCGCGGCCCTCTCGGGGACGGTGCTCGTGACGGGGATCACGAACTGGCACGCGTTCCAGGTCGCCGAACACCGGAACCCCATCGACGACACGAAGATGAATCGGGCGTACCCCGGCGACCCGAACGGGTCGTCCTCCGAGCGCATCGCGGCGGCGACGCTGGACGCGGCCGCCGACGCCGACTTCATCCTCGACCTCCACCAGGGGTCGACGAGCCGAATGCTGAACGAGGTGCGGGTGCGCTGTGGCCGCCACCACCGCCTCCACAAGGCCTGCCTCGAACTCGCGCAGGTCTTCGACTGCGGGTACGTCCTCGACCAGAAAGGGCCGAACGGCCAGCTCGCTCGCGTCGGCCCCGACGAGGGCGTCCCCACTATCGACCCCGAACTCGGCGGCTGCGTCGGCTGGGACGAGGAATCCATCGAGTACGGCGTCCGCGGCGTCTGGAACGTCCTCGAGTACTACGGGTTCGTCGAGGGCGACG
This sequence is a window from Halocalculus aciditolerans. Protein-coding genes within it:
- a CDS encoding succinylglutamate desuccinylase/aspartoacylase family protein, translating into MTVTFGSASADPGEMDVGRLTVGETRDGSSFGLPVAVVNGAGDGKTLYVQAASDGDELNGVGVVNRLVPQLDPAALSGTVLVTGITNWHAFQVAEHRNPIDDTKMNRAYPGDPNGSSSERIAAATLDAAADADFILDLHQGSTSRMLNEVRVRCGRHHRLHKACLELAQVFDCGYVLDQKGPNGQLARVGPDEGVPTIDPELGGCVGWDEESIEYGVRGVWNVLEYYGFVEGDAGPVTQTRATGFDRYGSPAGGLVQFEADLGDAVRVGDVLFRVTDVFGRLKAEVTADGDGVFWRSRRLPQVATGEYVCSVGTGVTEY